The proteins below are encoded in one region of Streptomyces cyanogenus:
- a CDS encoding class I SAM-dependent methyltransferase: MNVSDKYRTAWESYWSETSDARGEAIWDSDPSLSAAPHSELLLQHADPGRTIVDLGCGNGTQTRYLATRFARAVGVDLSHAAVEHARRAANGAPVEFRQLDLTDTDAVRTLHQRLGDSHVYMRAVIHQSEPQARPAVAAAVAELIGTEGRAFVVELTSGTRDVLRRAASEPAGPPPKLQRVFHHGLKPADADDEEIPRLLAEAGLTVLADGETTVPQTEHLTDGTRIDLPARWFVLARA, translated from the coding sequence ATGAACGTCTCGGACAAGTACCGTACGGCGTGGGAGAGTTACTGGAGCGAGACCTCCGACGCCCGGGGCGAGGCGATATGGGACTCCGACCCCTCCCTGAGCGCCGCACCGCACAGCGAACTGCTCCTGCAGCACGCCGATCCCGGCCGCACGATAGTCGACCTCGGCTGCGGCAACGGCACCCAGACCCGTTACCTGGCCACCCGGTTCGCCCGCGCCGTCGGCGTCGACCTCTCCCACGCGGCCGTCGAACACGCCCGCCGTGCCGCGAACGGTGCCCCCGTCGAATTCCGGCAGCTGGACCTCACCGACACCGACGCCGTACGCACTCTGCACCAGCGCCTCGGCGACAGCCACGTCTACATGCGCGCCGTCATCCACCAGAGCGAACCGCAGGCGCGGCCCGCGGTCGCCGCCGCCGTCGCCGAACTCATCGGCACGGAGGGCCGCGCCTTCGTCGTCGAGCTCACCTCCGGCACCCGGGACGTGCTGCGGCGCGCGGCGTCCGAACCGGCCGGCCCGCCGCCCAAGCTGCAGCGGGTCTTCCACCACGGACTCAAGCCCGCCGACGCCGACGACGAGGAGATCCCGCGCCTGCTCGCCGAGGCCGGTCTCACCGTCCTGGCCGACGGCGAGACGACCGTCCCGCAGACCGAGCACCTGACGGACGGCACCCGCATCGACCTGCCGGCCCGCTGGTTCGTCCTCGCCCGGGCCTGA
- a CDS encoding M55 family metallopeptidase produces the protein MKILISADMEGATGVTWPADVLPGTPQWERCRSMFTSDVNAAAEGFFDGGADQVLVNEAHWTMRNLLLERLDERVEMLTGRHKALSMVEGVQHGDVDGIAFVGYHAGAGMEGVLAHTYLANQITGVWLNDVRASEGLLNAHVVAEYGVPVVLVTGDDIACEDALGYAPEAPKVAVKDHVSRYAAVCRTPARTAADIRAAAKEAARLAVRHEPVQAGPFTVAVEFDAEHLAMAATVVPGVARIAERKVAYTSATMYEGIRTFKAVTTIVSAAVEEQYG, from the coding sequence ATGAAGATCCTCATCAGTGCCGACATGGAGGGTGCCACCGGCGTCACCTGGCCCGCCGACGTGCTGCCGGGGACGCCCCAGTGGGAGCGGTGCCGGTCGATGTTCACCTCCGACGTGAACGCCGCCGCCGAGGGCTTCTTCGACGGCGGCGCCGACCAGGTGCTGGTCAACGAGGCCCACTGGACCATGCGCAACCTGCTCCTGGAGCGGCTCGACGAGCGGGTCGAGATGCTCACCGGCCGGCACAAGGCGCTGTCCATGGTGGAGGGCGTCCAGCACGGTGACGTCGACGGCATCGCGTTCGTCGGCTACCACGCGGGCGCCGGCATGGAGGGCGTCCTCGCCCACACCTACCTCGCCAACCAGATCACGGGGGTGTGGCTGAACGACGTCCGCGCCAGCGAGGGTCTGCTCAACGCGCACGTCGTCGCCGAGTACGGCGTCCCCGTCGTCCTCGTCACCGGCGACGACATCGCCTGCGAGGACGCCCTCGGCTACGCGCCCGAGGCACCGAAGGTCGCCGTCAAGGACCATGTGTCACGGTACGCGGCCGTGTGCCGGACGCCGGCCAGGACCGCCGCCGACATCCGCGCGGCGGCCAAGGAGGCGGCCCGGCTGGCGGTCCGTCACGAACCCGTGCAGGCGGGGCCGTTCACGGTCGCCGTCGAGTTCGACGCCGAGCACCTCGCGATGGCCGCCACCGTCGTCCCCGGCGTGGCGCGGATCGCGGAGCGCAAGGTGGCGTACACCAGCGCCACGATGTACGAGGGGATCAGGACGTTCAAGGCGGTCACCACGATCGTCTCTGCCGCCGTGGAGGAGCAGTATGGCTGA
- a CDS encoding M20/M25/M40 family metallo-hydrolase, with translation MADQQADALSLDEVVEFTSGLIRIDTTNRGGGDCRERPAAEYAAERLAGAGLEPLLLERTPGRTNVVARIEGTDPSADALLVHGHLDVVPAEAADWRVHPFSGEVRDGVVWGRGAVDMKNMDAMILAVARSWARQGVRPRRDLVIAFTADEEASAEDGSGFLADRHPELFEGCTEGIGESGAFTFHDGSGREIYPIAAGERGTGWLKLTARGRAGHGSKVNRENAVTRLAAAVARIGEHEWPLRLTPTVRAALTELAALYGIDTDFKDVDRLLDKLGPAAALVEATVRNSANPTMVEAGYKLNVIPGEAVAYVDGRCLAGAEEEFTATLDELTGPDVQWEFTHREVALEAPVDTPLFAKMRAAVEEFAPGGHVVPYCMSGGTDAKQFSRLGITGYGFSPLKLPAGLDYQALFHGVDERVPVAALQFGVRVLDRFLRTA, from the coding sequence ATGGCTGACCAGCAGGCCGACGCACTGTCCCTGGACGAGGTCGTGGAGTTCACCTCCGGCCTGATCCGCATCGACACCACCAACCGGGGCGGCGGCGACTGCCGGGAGCGGCCCGCCGCCGAGTACGCGGCCGAACGGCTGGCCGGGGCCGGCCTGGAACCCCTGCTGCTGGAGCGCACCCCCGGCCGCACCAACGTGGTGGCCCGGATCGAGGGCACCGACCCGTCCGCCGACGCGCTGCTGGTCCACGGCCACCTCGACGTCGTGCCCGCCGAGGCCGCCGACTGGCGTGTCCACCCGTTCTCCGGCGAGGTCCGGGACGGTGTGGTGTGGGGGCGCGGCGCCGTCGACATGAAGAACATGGACGCGATGATCCTCGCCGTGGCGCGGTCCTGGGCCCGGCAGGGCGTACGGCCCCGCCGCGACCTCGTCATCGCGTTCACCGCCGACGAGGAGGCCAGCGCCGAGGACGGCTCCGGGTTCCTCGCCGACCGGCACCCCGAACTCTTCGAGGGCTGCACCGAGGGCATCGGCGAGTCGGGCGCCTTCACCTTCCACGACGGGTCCGGCCGGGAGATCTACCCGATCGCCGCGGGGGAGCGGGGCACCGGCTGGCTGAAGCTCACCGCGCGCGGCCGGGCCGGACACGGCTCCAAGGTGAACAGGGAGAACGCGGTGACCCGGCTCGCCGCCGCCGTCGCCCGCATCGGCGAACACGAGTGGCCGCTCCGGCTCACCCCGACCGTACGGGCCGCCCTCACCGAACTCGCCGCCCTGTACGGCATCGACACCGACTTCAAGGACGTCGACCGGCTGCTGGACAAGCTCGGCCCCGCGGCCGCGCTGGTCGAGGCGACCGTCCGCAACAGCGCCAACCCGACCATGGTGGAGGCCGGTTACAAGCTCAACGTCATCCCCGGCGAGGCCGTCGCCTACGTGGACGGACGCTGTCTGGCCGGCGCCGAGGAGGAGTTCACCGCCACACTGGACGAGCTGACCGGCCCGGACGTCCAGTGGGAGTTCACGCACCGCGAAGTGGCCCTGGAGGCACCGGTGGACACGCCGCTGTTCGCGAAGATGCGGGCCGCCGTCGAGGAGTTCGCGCCCGGCGGGCACGTGGTGCCGTACTGCATGTCGGGCGGCACCGACGCCAAGCAGTTCTCCCGGCTCGGCATCACCGGCTACGGCTTCTCCCCGCTGAAGCTGCCCGCCGGCCTCGACTACCAGGCACTGTTCCACGGTGTGGACGAGCGGGTGCCCGTGGCGGCGCTGCAGTTCGGGGTCCGGGTCCTCGACCGCTTCCTGCGGACGGCCTAG
- a CDS encoding LpqB family beta-propeller domain-containing protein, which translates to MGEQVLTSPYGSWPSPIDAALAAAHDGRPEWVDFVGEEIWWTEPRPAEGGRRALVRRRTDGRAEQVLEAPWNVRSRVIEYGGRPWAGVVRDGRPLIVFVHFADQRLYRYEPGGEPVPLTPVSPVGGGLRWAEPRVDLARGEVWCVLEEFTGDGPDDVRRLQAAVPLDGSAAGDRKAVRALAEPRHRFVTGARLSPDGRRAAWLAWDHPRMPWDGTELLVAAVGEDGRLTDVQTVAGGPDEAVAQADWSTDGSLLYTSDRSGWWNLYRDGIPLCPREEEFGGPLWQLGLRWFAPLDDGLLAVLHGRGPTVLGILDTESGDLVDAAGPWTEYTPTLATHGRRVVTVAAGPRTGHEVVELDTTTGRARVIGAPHRDPVDPAHYPQPQVRTFSGPDGREVHAHVHPPHHPARTAPDGELPPYVIWAHGGPTSRVPLVLDLAIAYFTSRGIGVAEVNYGGSTGYGRAYRERLREQWGVVDVEDCAAVARALAAEGTADPARLAIRGGSAGGWTTAASLTTTDVYACGTIVYPVLDLATWGPGDTHDFESRYLESLIGPLAEVPARYAERSPTAHADRLTVPFLLLQGLDDVICPPAQCERFLARITGRGVPHAYLTFEGEGHGFRRAETMIRALEAELSLYTQVFGLHPTPPVPKVELTP; encoded by the coding sequence GTGGGGGAACAGGTGCTGACATCGCCGTACGGATCGTGGCCGTCGCCCATCGACGCGGCGCTCGCCGCCGCGCACGACGGACGGCCGGAGTGGGTGGACTTCGTCGGCGAGGAGATCTGGTGGACCGAGCCCCGGCCGGCCGAGGGCGGCCGTCGTGCCCTGGTCCGGCGGCGCACCGACGGCCGTGCGGAGCAGGTGCTGGAGGCGCCGTGGAACGTGCGCAGCCGGGTCATCGAGTACGGCGGGCGGCCCTGGGCCGGGGTCGTGCGGGACGGCCGGCCGCTGATCGTCTTCGTGCACTTCGCCGACCAGCGGCTGTACCGGTACGAGCCCGGCGGCGAGCCCGTTCCGCTCACCCCCGTCTCCCCGGTGGGCGGCGGCCTGCGCTGGGCGGAGCCCCGGGTCGACCTCGCCCGGGGCGAGGTGTGGTGCGTGCTGGAGGAGTTCACCGGGGACGGCCCCGACGACGTACGGCGCCTGCAGGCCGCCGTACCGCTGGACGGCTCCGCCGCCGGCGACCGGAAAGCCGTCCGGGCACTGGCCGAACCCCGGCACCGGTTCGTCACCGGCGCCCGGCTGTCCCCGGACGGCCGGCGGGCGGCGTGGCTGGCGTGGGATCACCCCCGGATGCCGTGGGACGGGACGGAACTGCTGGTCGCCGCGGTCGGGGAGGACGGCCGGCTGACGGACGTGCAGACGGTCGCCGGCGGGCCGGACGAGGCGGTCGCGCAGGCCGACTGGTCGACGGACGGCAGCCTCCTGTACACGAGCGACCGCAGCGGCTGGTGGAACCTCTACCGCGACGGCATCCCGCTCTGTCCGCGCGAGGAGGAGTTCGGCGGGCCGCTGTGGCAGCTGGGGCTGCGCTGGTTCGCGCCGCTGGACGACGGTCTGCTGGCGGTCCTGCACGGTCGCGGGCCGACCGTACTCGGGATACTGGATACGGAATCCGGCGACCTCGTCGACGCCGCCGGACCGTGGACCGAGTACACCCCCACCCTCGCCACCCACGGCCGCCGCGTCGTCACCGTCGCCGCCGGCCCGCGCACCGGACACGAAGTGGTCGAGCTGGACACCACCACCGGCCGCGCCCGCGTCATCGGCGCCCCGCACCGCGATCCCGTGGACCCGGCCCACTACCCGCAACCGCAGGTCCGCACCTTCTCCGGTCCGGACGGCCGCGAGGTGCACGCCCACGTCCACCCGCCGCACCACCCCGCACGGACCGCGCCCGACGGAGAGCTGCCGCCGTACGTCATCTGGGCGCACGGCGGGCCCACCAGCCGGGTGCCGCTCGTGCTGGACCTGGCGATCGCCTACTTCACCTCGCGGGGCATCGGGGTCGCCGAGGTGAACTACGGCGGCTCCACCGGATACGGCCGCGCCTACCGGGAGCGGCTGCGCGAGCAGTGGGGCGTGGTCGACGTCGAGGACTGCGCGGCCGTCGCCCGTGCCCTCGCCGCCGAGGGCACCGCCGACCCCGCCCGGCTGGCGATCCGGGGCGGCAGCGCGGGCGGCTGGACCACCGCCGCCTCCCTGACCACGACCGACGTCTACGCCTGCGGCACCATCGTCTACCCGGTGCTCGACCTCGCCACCTGGGGCCCCGGCGACACCCACGACTTCGAGTCCCGCTACCTGGAGTCGCTGATCGGCCCGCTCGCCGAGGTGCCCGCCCGGTACGCCGAACGCTCCCCGACCGCGCACGCCGACCGGCTCACCGTGCCCTTCCTGCTGCTCCAGGGCCTGGACGATGTCATCTGCCCGCCCGCCCAGTGCGAACGCTTCCTCGCCCGGATCACCGGCCGGGGCGTGCCGCACGCCTACCTCACCTTCGAGGGCGAGGGGCACGGCTTCCGCCGGGCCGAGACGATGATCCGCGCCCTGGAAGCCGAACTGTCCCTGTACACCCAGGTGTTCGGACTGCACCCGACACCGCCGGTGCCGAAGGTGGAGCTGACCCCGTGA
- a CDS encoding S66 peptidase family protein, translated as MKELVRPRRLAPGARVAVVAPSGPVPEERLQAGLDVLRGWDLDPVAGPHVLDRHPEFDYLAGTDADRAADFQNAWCDPTVDAVLCARGGYGAQRVIDLLDWDALRAAGPKVFVGFSDLTVLHEAIATRLGLVTLYGPMAAGIDFVKSPRAQEHLRATLFAPETVRTVASGGTALVPGRARGVTLGGCLCLLAADLGTPHARPSARGGLLCLEDVGEETYRLDRYLTQLQRCGWLEGVRGVLLGSWEECADQARLRPLLADRLGGLGVPVVENVGFGHCEGALTIPFGVAAELDADSGTLTLDEPALR; from the coding sequence GTGAAGGAACTCGTACGGCCGCGCCGGCTGGCCCCCGGCGCACGGGTCGCCGTCGTCGCCCCCAGCGGGCCGGTGCCCGAGGAGCGGCTGCAGGCGGGCCTCGACGTGCTGCGCGGCTGGGACCTCGACCCGGTGGCCGGACCCCATGTCCTGGACCGGCACCCCGAGTTCGACTACCTCGCCGGCACCGACGCCGACCGCGCCGCCGACTTCCAGAACGCCTGGTGCGACCCCACCGTGGACGCCGTGCTCTGTGCCCGCGGCGGCTACGGCGCGCAGCGCGTGATCGACCTGCTCGACTGGGACGCGCTGCGTGCGGCCGGCCCGAAGGTCTTCGTCGGGTTCAGCGACCTCACCGTGCTGCACGAGGCCATCGCCACCCGCCTGGGGCTGGTCACGCTGTACGGGCCGATGGCGGCCGGCATCGACTTCGTCAAGAGCCCCCGTGCCCAGGAGCACCTGCGGGCCACGCTCTTCGCGCCCGAGACGGTCCGCACCGTCGCCTCCGGCGGCACCGCCCTCGTGCCCGGCCGGGCCCGGGGCGTCACCCTCGGCGGCTGCCTCTGCCTGCTCGCCGCGGACCTCGGCACCCCGCACGCCCGGCCCTCGGCGCGCGGCGGACTGCTCTGCCTGGAGGACGTGGGCGAGGAGACCTACCGGCTGGACCGGTACCTCACCCAACTCCAGCGCTGCGGCTGGCTGGAGGGAGTGCGCGGGGTGCTGCTCGGTTCCTGGGAGGAGTGCGCCGACCAGGCCCGGCTGCGGCCCCTGCTGGCCGACCGGCTCGGCGGACTCGGGGTGCCGGTCGTGGAGAACGTCGGCTTCGGCCACTGCGAGGGGGCGCTGACGATCCCCTTCGGGGTCGCGGCCGAACTCGACGCGGACTCCGGCACCTTGACGCTGGACGAGCCGGCGCTGCGCTGA
- a CDS encoding GNAT family N-acetyltransferase yields the protein MPHAPSRRLAEGPRVAIRPFTLEDGPEFTARARESKDLHRPWLFPPDSDEAYADYAGRLIEDEHRAGFLVCEKHDGAIAGFININNIVRGGFQCGALGYGAFAHAAGRGLMREGLELVIGYAFGPLGLHRLEINVQPGNAASIALARGAGFRLEGFSPDMIYVDGAWRDHERWALTVEMREAAAQPR from the coding sequence ATGCCGCACGCACCGTCCCGCCGCCTCGCCGAAGGGCCCCGCGTCGCCATCCGCCCCTTCACGCTGGAGGACGGCCCCGAGTTCACCGCGCGGGCCCGGGAGAGCAAGGACCTGCACCGGCCGTGGCTGTTCCCGCCGGACAGCGACGAGGCGTACGCCGACTACGCCGGCCGGCTCATCGAGGACGAGCACCGGGCCGGCTTCCTGGTGTGCGAGAAGCACGACGGGGCCATCGCCGGGTTCATCAACATCAACAACATCGTGCGGGGCGGCTTCCAGTGCGGTGCGCTCGGCTACGGCGCCTTCGCGCACGCGGCCGGGCGGGGCCTGATGCGCGAAGGCCTGGAGCTGGTGATCGGGTACGCGTTCGGGCCGCTGGGCCTGCACCGGCTGGAGATCAACGTCCAGCCCGGCAACGCCGCCTCCATCGCCCTCGCCCGGGGCGCCGGCTTCCGCCTGGAGGGCTTCTCCCCGGACATGATCTACGTCGACGGCGCCTGGCGCGACCACGAGCGCTGGGCCCTCACCGTGGAGATGCGCGAGGCAGCGGCTCAGCCGCGCTGA
- a CDS encoding VOC family protein, with amino-acid sequence MEILGASLRICVDDLEAAVPFYERLAGGRALRFRRGDVEVAAVGSFLLMSGPESELEILRKVAATIAVQDVEEAHRLLTELGARIVAGPVPTPVGRNLLAVHPDGSVFEYVDQRG; translated from the coding sequence ATGGAGATTCTGGGCGCCTCGCTGCGCATCTGCGTCGACGACCTCGAAGCCGCCGTCCCCTTCTACGAGCGTCTGGCGGGCGGCCGGGCGCTGCGCTTCCGGCGCGGTGACGTCGAGGTCGCCGCGGTCGGTTCCTTCCTGCTGATGAGCGGCCCGGAGTCGGAGCTGGAGATCCTGCGCAAGGTGGCCGCGACGATCGCCGTGCAGGACGTGGAGGAGGCCCACCGGCTGCTGACCGAGCTGGGCGCCCGGATCGTCGCGGGGCCGGTGCCCACGCCGGTCGGCCGGAACCTGCTGGCGGTGCATCCGGACGGGTCGGTCTTCGAGTACGTGGATCAGCGCGGCTGA
- a CDS encoding phage holin family protein — protein sequence MDRFDHLEHLDKHLVEELAQVARETVRDELREQSRKRRRTAMLYAASGAAALYAGGAVALAVGLALAIGLPGWAAALITAALLGAVAYVLRGAAHSDHGHHTAHRVLGGTPPATPPSGLGMPYPPMPPQPPVDPDTPHHRA from the coding sequence ATGGACCGTTTTGATCACCTGGAACATCTGGACAAGCACCTCGTCGAAGAGCTGGCTCAGGTGGCACGTGAGACGGTACGCGACGAACTGCGCGAGCAGTCGCGCAAGCGGCGACGCACCGCCATGCTCTACGCCGCCTCGGGTGCCGCCGCGCTGTACGCGGGCGGCGCCGTGGCTCTCGCCGTCGGTCTGGCCCTGGCGATCGGGCTGCCCGGCTGGGCCGCGGCACTGATCACCGCGGCGCTCCTGGGCGCGGTGGCGTACGTCCTGCGGGGCGCCGCCCACTCCGACCACGGCCACCACACCGCGCACCGCGTGCTCGGCGGCACCCCGCCGGCCACCCCGCCGAGCGGCCTCGGCATGCCGTACCCGCCGATGCCGCCCCAGCCCCCCGTCGACCCCGACACCCCGCACCACAGGGCCTGA
- a CDS encoding LLM class F420-dependent oxidoreductase: protein MPEYGYFLASEEHDPAALVEQARMAEQAGFQALWISDHYHPWNDAQGQSAFVWSVIGALSEAVSLPIETAVTCPTVRMHPAVVAQAAATSAVMTGGRFRLGVGTGEALNEHILGAPWPPTQVRLEMLEEAIQVMRRLFTGEEVTHHGRHYTVENARLYTVPDEPVPIDVSGFGPKATALAARVADGYITMMPEEEMVTRFRKGGGGTKPVSGGTKVCYGTDRDACVRTVHELWYNELLPGEMGQVLPSPRHFEQLQELVTEDMVREKTVCGDEVDEHVWALRAFTDAGFDRVYVNQIGPDQRGFFDFYRTKVLPQLTG, encoded by the coding sequence ATGCCCGAGTACGGCTATTTCCTGGCGAGCGAGGAGCACGACCCCGCGGCCCTCGTCGAACAGGCCCGGATGGCCGAACAGGCCGGCTTCCAGGCGTTGTGGATCTCCGACCACTACCACCCGTGGAACGACGCGCAGGGACAGAGCGCGTTCGTGTGGTCGGTGATCGGCGCGCTCTCGGAGGCGGTGTCGCTGCCCATCGAGACCGCGGTGACGTGCCCGACCGTGCGGATGCACCCGGCGGTCGTGGCGCAGGCGGCGGCGACCAGCGCGGTGATGACCGGGGGCCGCTTCCGGCTGGGCGTCGGCACCGGCGAGGCGCTGAACGAGCACATCCTCGGCGCCCCCTGGCCGCCGACGCAGGTGCGCCTGGAGATGCTGGAGGAGGCCATCCAGGTGATGCGCCGGCTGTTCACCGGCGAGGAGGTCACCCACCACGGCAGGCACTACACCGTGGAGAACGCCCGCCTCTACACGGTCCCCGACGAGCCCGTCCCGATCGACGTCTCCGGCTTCGGCCCGAAGGCGACCGCCCTGGCCGCCCGGGTGGCCGACGGCTACATCACGATGATGCCGGAGGAGGAGATGGTCACCCGGTTCCGCAAGGGCGGCGGTGGGACCAAGCCGGTCAGCGGCGGCACGAAGGTCTGCTACGGCACCGACCGCGACGCGTGCGTCCGTACGGTGCACGAGCTCTGGTACAACGAGCTGCTGCCCGGCGAGATGGGTCAGGTGCTGCCCTCGCCGCGGCACTTCGAGCAGCTGCAGGAGCTGGTCACCGAGGACATGGTGCGGGAGAAGACGGTGTGCGGGGACGAGGTGGACGAGCACGTCTGGGCCCTGCGGGCGTTCACCGACGCCGGGTTCGACCGGGTGTACGTCAACCAGATCGGGCCGGACCAGCGCGGGTTCTTCGACTTCTACCGGACGAAGGTGCTGCCGCAGCTCACCGGGTGA